The following coding sequences are from one Eptesicus fuscus isolate TK198812 chromosome 7, DD_ASM_mEF_20220401, whole genome shotgun sequence window:
- the ATXN7L3B gene encoding ataxin-7-like protein 3B, giving the protein MEEISLANLDTNKLEAIAQEIYVDLIEDSCLGFCFEVHRAVKCGYFYLEFADTGSVKDFGIQPVEDKGACRLPLCSLPGESGNGPDQQLQRSPPEFQ; this is encoded by the coding sequence ATGGAGGAGATTTCGTTGGCTAACCTGGATACTAACAAGCTAGAGGCCATCGCTCAGGAGATATACGTAGACCTGATAGAGGATTCTTGTTTGGGCTTCTGCTTTGAGGTGCACCGGGCAGTCAAGTGTGGCTACTTCTACCTGGAGTTCGCGGACACTGGTAGTGTGAAGGATTTTGGCATTCAGCCCGTGGAGGATAAAGGAGCGTGCCGCCTCCCGCTCTGCTCCCTTCCTGGAGAGTCTGGGaatgggcctgatcagcagctgcaACGCTCACCTCCGGAATTCCAGTAG